A DNA window from Solanum lycopersicum chromosome 3, SLM_r2.1 contains the following coding sequences:
- the LOC101249614 gene encoding 18 kDa seed maturation protein-like, translating into MQAMKETASNIKSGIEKTKAVAQEKMTGNKPSEATEGKTHSYSTSGVSGEPSGAHQMSALPGHGSGQPTGGGVVEGVVPSHPIGKVTGTQRPSVAHNTRVGATDGSYT; encoded by the exons ATGCAAGCCATGAAAGAAACTGCATCTAATATTAAGTCTGGTATTGAAAAGACCAAAGCTGTTGCCCAAGAAAAG atGACAGGAAACAAGCCAAGTGAGGCAACAGAAGGCAAGACACACTCCTATTCAACGAGTGGAGTTAGTGGAGAGCCAAGTGGTGCACATCAGATGTCAGCATTGCCAGGGCATGGAAGTGGACAACCAACAGGTGGAGGTGTGGTAGAAGGTGTGGTGCCTTCACACCCTATTGGGAAGGTTACTGGAACACAGAGACCTTCTGTTGCTCATAATACACGTGTTGGTGCCACTGACGGTTCATATACTTAA